One stretch of Rhizoctonia solani chromosome 8, complete sequence DNA includes these proteins:
- a CDS encoding Retrotransposable element Tf2 protein, giving the protein MTWLTLEAPLIDWQQGLVTFPEQAQIASKEEADINPLADLPGQYHEFAKVFGEEEFKVLPPHREYNIAIDLLLDAKLSPGPIYGMTDAESKALKQHIDEELATGKIRPSTSLAGAPVMFVKKADGSLRLVVDYRKLNDVTHKNVYPLPRQDNLMAKLRHAKVFTKLDLRWGTKYGLFKYLVMPFGLTNAPAAFQHFMNDLFRDLIDVTVVIYLDDILIFSERPEDHPTHVREVLSQLLKNQLFCKLSKCHFHVTTMDYLGIVISPAGFSMDQKKIEAVTSWPTPRTVNLVARSLHNLTKKETPWSWGNQEEEAFQELKSLVTKSPVLIHSNPKLPYYLETDASGVAMGAILSQQGPDNRLHPIAYMSKLFSGAEANYDTHNKELLAIIKALEEWRIFLEATDKPVQVFTDHRNLEYWMQARTFNQQHARWRVFLSDFNFEIHYCPGKQSGKPDALSRRSDYTDTPQEPEVMLPAEVFANTSEEELEIVTEVRNKLREDPSLEPIIQFLTEDADNAPPSIQKAYQDYDWEEDLLWYQGKLVVPDSEPLKEQLLKEFHDSPLAGHPGQQRTLELISRSYWWPGMKSSAKEWVECCPVCQANRRAHAPTIALKPLEVPLFPFHTISYDFITGFPKSNGHNAILVVIDSFSKFGHFIPNTKKVTAKGLADLFISHVWKLHGLPVKTISDRGTTFTGKFLRALYQQLGVKPAFSLAYHPESDGQTERVNQFIEFYLRSYVAADHLDWATWLPLAEYAYNNAKHSATGRTPFELVYGRNPVMNPSNVPANVPEADQVANTLAREWQEAESALRMTKERMTGTKGVVPKYSVGKKVWLDRKNVELRTNSNKLDPKRLGPFEVTKKISSHAYRLKLPETLKIHDVFYVGLLSKAHKSPSQPFLEQPPPETIEGEEEYEVEQIIDSKRQRGKWFYLIKWKGYGPEDNSWEPEELLEHSQEEIERFNKLQLKKAFDSFTKYGIFVKCSKKLKAPKLAELFLEHVWKRHGMPEKTISDRGRVFNNKFLKALYKRLGIDPHFSLAYHPQSNSQTEWVNPSIEHFLRAYSGVNQRDLS; this is encoded by the exons atgacatggctcacatTGGAAGCCCCCttgattgactggcaacagggacttgTCACGTTTCCTGAACAGGCCCAAATAgcatccaaagaagaagcagatatCAACCCATTAGCAGACCTTCCGGGACAGTACCATGAATTCGCTAAGgtctttggggaagaagagttcaaAGTCTTACCCCCCCATAGGGAATACAATATAGCTATTGACTTATTACtggacgccaaactctcACCTGGTCCAatttatggcatgactgacgcagaatccaaggcgctgaaacaacacattgatgaggagctagcaacgggcaagatccgccctagtacctccttggCAGgtgccccagtcatgtttgtgaaaaAAGCAGACGGATCCCTCAGGCTAGTTGTTGATTAtaggaagctgaatgacgtCACCCATAAAAATGTATATCCTTTACCAAGGCAGGACAATCTCATGGCTAAACTTAGGCATGCCAAAGTCTTCACTAAACtggacttacgctgggg aaccaaatatggcctattcaaatacctagttatgccttttggtcttaccaatgcccccgccgcgttccaacattttatgaacgacTTATTCAGGGATCTTATTGACGTCACTGTGGTCATATACCTGGATGAcatactgatcttctcagagagACCCgaggaccacccaacccacgTCAGAGAAGTCCTATCACAACTActgaagaaccagttgttctgcaagctgtccaaatgtcacttccacgtTACCACCATGGATTATCTAGGAATTGTCATCTCACCTGCAGGCTTCTcaatggatcaaaagaagataGAAGCCGTCACTTCCTGGCCCACACCCAGAACAGTCAA tttgGTAGCACGTTCCCTGCACAACCttacaaaaaaggaaaccccatgGTCCTGGGGTaaccaagaagaagaggcaTTCCAAGAACTGAAATCCCTGGTCACAAAGTCCCCAGTCCTGATTCATTCCAACCCCAAActcccctactacctagagacagacgcatcaggagtagccatgggggCAATCCTTAGTCAACAAGGCCCGGACAACAGACTACATCCGattgcctatatgtcaaaattgttctcaggagcagaagcaaactatgacacccacaataaagAGCTTCTAGCAATCATTAAagccctggaggaatggaggatcTTCTTAGAAGCCACGGACAAACCAGTACAGGTGTTCACAGATCATCGCAACcttgaatattggatgcaggcaagaaccttcaaccaacaacatgctagatggcgcgtattcctgagtgatttcaattttgagatacattattgcccagggaaacaatcaggaaaacctGACGCCTTATCCAGGAGGTCAGATTATACGGATACGCCCCAGGAACCAGAGGTTATGCTACCAGCCgaggtatttgccaacacatcagaagaggaacttgaaattgtcacagaagtcCGGAACAAACTAAGGGAGGACCCATCCCTAGAACCTATCATCCAGTTTCTGACGGAAGACGCTGATAACGCACCCCCCTCTATCCAAAAGGCCTACCAAgactatgactgggaggaagaccttctatggtaccaagggaaactagtagtcccagactcagagccCCTGAAAGAACAACTGCTAAAAGAATTCCACGATTCTCCACTGGCAGgccacccaggacaacaaagGACACTGGAATTGATCAGCAGGTCTTACTGGTGGCCCGGTATGAAGTCctcagccaaggaatgggtcgAATGCTGCCcagtatgccaagccaaccgacgAGCTCACGCACCAaccattgcccttaaacCTTTAGAAGTCCCCCTGTTCCCTTTTCACACCATCTCATACGATTTCATTACGGGCTTCCCTAAGTCAAACGGGCACAATGCAATACTAGTAGTCATCGACTCCTTCTCAAAGTTTggacacttcatcccaaacacaaagaaggtcacagctAAGGGCCTTGCCGACTTATTCATTAGTCATGTCTGGAAACTACACGGATTACCAGTCAAAACCATCTCGGACCGTGGAACAacattcacagggaaattcctaagagCTCTGTACCAACAACTTGGGGTCAAACcagccttctccttggcctaccacccagagtcagatggccaaacagaaagggtgaatcagttcatagaattctacctcagatcatatGTTGCCGCCGACCACTTGGACTGGGCTACCTGGTTGCCACTAGCGGAATATGCCTACAATAACGCAAAGCACTCCGCCACCGGAAGAACCCCTTTTGAATTagtttatggaagaaatcccGTCATGAATCCATCTAACGTTCCtgccaacgtcccagaagctgaCCAAGTGGCCAATACACTAGCCCGAGAATGGCAAGAGGCGGAGTCAGCACTCAGAATGACCAAGGAGCGCATGACAGGCACAAAAGGAGTGGTACCAAAATACTCTGTgggcaaaaaagtctggctggacagaaaaaacgtggaacttagaacaaactccaacaagctgGATCCAAAACGGCTAGGACCGTTTGAAGTCAccaaaaaaatctccagtcacgcgtaccgcctcaagctaccggaaactctgaaaatTCATGACGTGTTCTACGTAGGATTATTATCCAAGGCACACAaatccccaagccaaccattcctggaacaacctccccctgaaacaatagagggagaagaggaatacgaggtagaacagatcattgactccaaaaggcaacggggtaaatggttttacttaatcaaatggaaaggatatggaccCGAggacaactcatgggaaccagaggagctACTTGAACATAGTCAAGAGGAGATtgaacgcttcaacaagttgcaactgaaaaaggctt ttgacagcttcaccaagtatggtatctttgtcaaatgctccaaaaagctcaaggcacccaaACTAGCGGAATTGTTCCTTGAACACGTGTGGAAACGGCACGGGATGCCTGAAAAAACAATCTCAGATAGGGGAAGGgttttcaacaacaaattcctgaaagCTCTATACAAACGtttgggaatagacccccacttctctttggcATACCACCCTCAGAGCAACAGCCAAACGGAATGGGTAAACCCCTCAATAGAACATTTCCTTAGAGCATACTCAGGGGTTAACCAGAGGGacttgtcctag